In the genome of Methanobrevibacter millerae, the window TTTCAGACAATATCTCATCAGGCTCCTGACTCAACGCCAATTCATCGCCGCCATCATCAATTTCCATTGCACTGACAGACGTCAAAGAGAAAAAGGCCGTTAAAATTATAAATAATACTAAAATCGTATTTTTAATTTTAAAACCTCCTTATTCAATAATATGGCATTAATGATTTAAATACCAATGTGTAAAAGAAAGTTATATTAGAAATCACCGACATAATAACTAGCAAGATGTCATCTGAAAAATCATTTATTGCAAAAATGGCTGAAATCATTTTAAAATTCACCAAACCCGATTATATGGATTCAAAACAAAAGGTAGATGATTTTATAAATGATAGGCTTGACTCACCCCAAAAACCAGTTAAAAGCATTTTCAAAAGCATTGATTTTAATGGAACGCAGGTTTTCACTTTCGGCGATGAAAACTCCGAAAACGCAATACTGTATGTGCATGGGGGAGCATACATCAATGAAGTTAACTATCAGCATTTGTTATATTGCCGCAAGCTATCCGGAAAACTGGACTCTTATGTGGTAGTGCCCGTTTACCCGCTCGCCCCTTTGCATAAAGTGGAGGAAACATATGAAGTGATTGGTGAACTGTATAAAAGTTTAATGTCAAGGCAAAATCTTATAGTTATGGGAGACTCAGCAGGAGGAGGCTTTGTCCATTCATTCTGCCAGCACCTTAAAAGCATTAATTTAGCCCAGCCTCAAAAGATAATAACCTTTTCGCCATGGGTTGACATTTCAATGGGAAATCCACCATATGACAGCGCAAACGATCCGATTTTAGGCGAAATCGGGCTTCGGGAAATCGGAAAGTCCTGGGCAGGAGAAATGGACGTAAAAGACTACAGGGTAAGTCCATTATTTGGTGATAATGAAGGTCTGGCCGACTGTCTTATTTTTGCTGGTGAAAAGGAGATATTTTATAGGGACATCAAAAAATACGTTGAAAAGCTTGAATCCGACGGTGTTAACGTGAAATTTATAACAGGTCAGGGCTTGTTTCACATTTATCCGTTATTCCCCATACCCGAGGCAAAAAAAGCGTTTAAAGAATTAGAAAAAGAGATAATGCAATGATTATCTCATATAAAGTATAAACTTACCGAATTTTGGGATTCTATAGATAATCACAACTGCAATATAGCTTAAGATTATTAATAAAATCCAAAGGACTATGGCTTTTACAGGCTCTGAATAAGGCAGCTGAACAACCAGCGGAAGCAGAGGCAGTCTGAACAGGTTGTGCACTAAAAACACTGCAAATGAATATTTGGACAGGAATGAAACCAGTGGAAATGCCCTTACCTCACCCATTCTTGAACACAATTCAAACAGCGCAAATGAACCTGTGAGAATGAACGGGAACTCATACCATAAGGCGAAATCGTATCCCCTTACAAATGCATAATACTGGAAGAGAACGCATATTGCAAATGATACTATTGTGATTAATACCCAAATCCAACTGGAAATGTTTTTAAATTTATCTTTTTTAACCAGATATCCCAGAATTATGTAGATACCATAGATTCCGCCACTGAATCCGAGACAATACTGGATATTGACGTTTTGAATTCCGTGCATGTCAAGAAGCAATGAAATGAACGGAAGGAGAAAGGCCAAAAGCGTGAATACCACCGTTGCCTGCCAGATGGTTTCCCTGTCAAAGTGCTTGAGGGCGCTTGCAACAAAGGGCATTGACAGATACATTCCGATAATCATCGGCATATACCACATGTGGCTGAAAAAGAGGTTTCCGGCTTCGGCAACGTTAACCTGAGCAGAATTGGCCCCGACGAGCATCAGGCTGACTGCATAGATGATTGCCCAAATGACCGTGACTATGATTAATCCATTGCAGTTTTTGGTCCAGAACTTGCGAACCCGCTCGTCATCATAGGCCCTGTCCAGCAGCAGATAGCCCGTAATCATTAAAAAGAACGGAACCCCGATACGGCCAATAAATAGTGATGCGAAATTGAATATCCTTGAATATATCGTGTAATTCATAATCGCATCTGAAGATATGATAAAAATCCCGTCCGTTGCGTGAATGTATAAAACGGTCATGATTGCAATTGCCCGTACGAGATCAATCCATTCAATCCTATTTTTACTCATTGAAATTTTTTTCTCCATATCAATTATTAATAAGTACCAACGTTCGTAGGCAAAAATGGAATCAAGGCTTGCGTCGCTTTCGTTTTTCGGCTTTTCCCTTTGAAAGGTGCAAACAGCAACAGGGAATGAACCCCCATATTCCATCAAATTACCTAAAATAGTTTATGTTTTTATATTTATCTCTTTTATGTATATAAATTGTTGATGAAAAAATGTTAAAAAACATTATTAATTTATACATTGAATGATTATTCTATTGTGAATGAAATATTCTAATAAGTGAGTAAAATTGCTTTGAAAAATATATTTATGATAAAAACATAAATGATATACAATTAACCAAAAAGGAGTATGTAAAAATGAAAGAAAACGATATTCAGACGGCTGAATACACTGCTTTTAAAAGGACTATTGATCCCGAAATAATCAGATTAGCTCGTGAAAGAGAAAACAGACATTATTGTCTGGAAAAGATAGAATCCACGCATTATATGAGATGATGGGCATGGAAATAGACTATGATGAGATATTTCCCGAGCTGAATTAATCTTTGATTAAAATTTAAAAAAAGGAGTTAATATCCTCAACGGAATAACCCTTTTTAGCAATAGTATAACACTATTTAAACAAGATTAATGAGTTTAATACACTCTCTTTCGTATTTGAATCAATATCCTCATTTGTCAGGATATCTTTCACTGATTGAATTAGAGCGCGCATATTATGAAGTTCCTCATCCTTACTATGAAGTTCCTTATCCTTATTATGAAGTTCCTTATCCTTATTATGAAGTTCCTCATCTTTATTTTTAATTATATCATCTTTTTCTTTAGTTTGCTGTTCTAAAAATATTTCTAATGATGATCTTTTTTCTTTCATTTTCAATACCTTCCTCAATTCCTGTTTTTTCTTTTCATCGGCAATGTTTCGATCAATCATGATGTCTACAATGAAACAAATCTCACGTTTAACATCAAAATCAATGGTTTGGTCTTTTTCAATCAGGTAACAAACATCTTCGGTGACTTCTTCGGCAATATTGTCTTGAGCCAGTGTTGGAATCATTGCAAGACCACTTGTTTGATAGCTACTCAAGACTTTGTTAGAGTTAATTTTATCTTTAATAGTATTTAAAAGTTGAAGAAGTTCGTCTTCAGGTTTGTAAAGATAACCCGGCCTCAACATTAACGTCTCCGTTAACCCGATTTCTTTCATGCAGTCTTCTGGATCGACTTTGCTGATAACATAAGAATTTACTAATGCAGAATTATAAATGAGCAAAAATTTTGCATATTCAGCTATGGCTTTTAACTTTTCTTCATCAACCAATGTTGTTTGATTTTCTATGTTATTGATTATATTATCGCTTCTATAGTAGACAACATCCATTCTCAAATTTTTTTTACCCGGAGTGATGACTTCAGTTCCCATATTGTAGCAATATTCACCTTCCAGATCAAAAAACTCATGAATATGTTTTCCAAGTACAAGAAATGCGTATTTCATAGCCACATCCATATGTGCATAATAATCATTCATTGTTTTCAAATCCTTATTTTGTTTATTAATATTTTATTTAGAGCAATATAAATATTTTTTCTTTGATTTAAAGGCAATATTATAATGAACGAGTGAATTCACAAGAAGAGAGTAATATTCAAAAAGCGAGTAATCTTTATCAGATAAAAGAAGTTGTGGCATCCTTGCATTTATAAGATAAAATCAAATGAAAATTAGAAAAATTAAAAAAAAGAATCCGGATTGATCACGCCCCATCTCCCATGGCTGCGCACCAACCCATTAATTCAGCATTTCAAAATGCCTATAATCAATGATTTAGATTTAACGCAATGCAAATCCAAATAGAGAAAAAGGGAAAGATTATTTCCCTAATCGTTTGTGCAGTAATAGGTGATTCCGGTAACAAAACTAGGAACTGTATCTATTATTCCGAAGATTACGAGAATCGGAGTCCATTTTATAGCTCCTACCCCTCCAGTCCAAAGAGAAGCAACTATTCCGTCACCAAGTCCGCCACCGAACATTCCTCCTAATGCACCGGCTACACCGGTTGCGATACTTAATGTCAATACGCATTTCAACCTGTCGAAATTTACGTCATAAGTGTTTGCAATAATGATTCCGGCACCACCAGCACCTATAGCAGCACCTACAGCAAAACCAACAGCCATACCGATCAGAGGATTTGCTGTAACCACACTGACAACAGTCGCAACGATAGTGCCTATTACAACAGTAAATGTTGCGACTACAGTGGCTGTTTCTAATGACATACTCTCAGCAAAGTATACTGCTGAATTTTGACCATTTTCAGTGATTGATACACCATTAACAATTACCATACCGTTATCACCGACACAGACATCATTACCTTCACCGTATGCCTCATTTTCTGAAAAGATACAGTCCTGCAAGACCAGCAATCCTTGATTGAATATTGCTCCACCGTTTTTTGCGTAGTTGTTTTTGAAAGTACAGTTGATACATGTGACCATTCCTGTGTTGAGTATTGCTCCACCCCAATCTCTTTCAAACCAGTAATCCATTTGATTGTATTGGAAGTTTACACGATTAAAGACACATTGACCACCCATATTTTCGACAGCAGTATTGTAACCTGCAACGGTCAAATCAGTTGCGGAAAATACATCTCCTTCACCTAAAATAACCCATTTATATTCATCGTCCTCATCAAATGTGCCTGAAATATAAGCTCCGTTACCGTTCATGTTAAGCACATTGAATAAACTTGTGCTCATGTCCCATGGAGTGGTACATTTATATACTGGCAGGTATGGGGAGAATATTAAATTCATTCCTAAAGTAATAGGATTTAATTCAGCCACATTTTTGGCGTTTGCGCAATCCAAATCCAAACCTTCACTAATAACCCATATTTTTTCAGGCAGATAAAACTCCTGAAGAGCTTTTAAATAATCCTCTGTGCTGGAAACATATAGTGTTTCGATTACTGTGAATCTGGTTTCATAGTCATTATTCGTCAATTTCGTGAAAACATTATTGAAATTGTTGTTTTTAATGTTTTTAAAGTAGTAACTTTGTGAATAGTCAATATTGTATTGAGCATACTTAACACTGTGTATGGTAAATACAAAGTCCCCACTTTCATCATAATATGTGCTGTAATAGTAAGATCCGTCATCCAAATAATTTACTCCGCCACCGATAATGGAATTATAAATCAATGAAGTGATTTCATACCTTTCACCGCCTACAAATATGTAATATTCTTTGCCTATAATACTGTCCGTATTGATGTGAGTGCCTATAATGCCTTCATCGAAAACAGCTGAATCCGGATTATCGAAATAGACATTTG includes:
- a CDS encoding alpha/beta hydrolase fold domain-containing protein; its protein translation is MSSEKSFIAKMAEIILKFTKPDYMDSKQKVDDFINDRLDSPQKPVKSIFKSIDFNGTQVFTFGDENSENAILYVHGGAYINEVNYQHLLYCRKLSGKLDSYVVVPVYPLAPLHKVEETYEVIGELYKSLMSRQNLIVMGDSAGGGFVHSFCQHLKSINLAQPQKIITFSPWVDISMGNPPYDSANDPILGEIGLREIGKSWAGEMDVKDYRVSPLFGDNEGLADCLIFAGEKEIFYRDIKKYVEKLESDGVNVKFITGQGLFHIYPLFPIPEAKKAFKELEKEIMQ
- a CDS encoding acyltransferase; the encoded protein is MEYGGSFPVAVCTFQREKPKNESDASLDSIFAYERWYLLIIDMEKKISMSKNRIEWIDLVRAIAIMTVLYIHATDGIFIISSDAIMNYTIYSRIFNFASLFIGRIGVPFFLMITGYLLLDRAYDDERVRKFWTKNCNGLIIVTVIWAIIYAVSLMLVGANSAQVNVAEAGNLFFSHMWYMPMIIGMYLSMPFVASALKHFDRETIWQATVVFTLLAFLLPFISLLLDMHGIQNVNIQYCLGFSGGIYGIYIILGYLVKKDKFKNISSWIWVLITIVSFAICVLFQYYAFVRGYDFALWYEFPFILTGSFALFELCSRMGEVRAFPLVSFLSKYSFAVFLVHNLFRLPLLPLVVQLPYSEPVKAIVLWILLIILSYIAVVIIYRIPKFGKFILYMR